The proteins below are encoded in one region of Castor canadensis chromosome 6, mCasCan1.hap1v2, whole genome shotgun sequence:
- the Stx1a gene encoding syntaxin-1A isoform X3 codes for MTDIKKTANKVRSKLKSIEQSIEQEEGLNRSSADLRIRKTQHSTLSRKFVEVMSEYNATQSDYRERCKGRIQRQLEITGRTTTSEELEDMLESGNPAIFASGIIMDSSISKQALSEIETRHSEIIKLENSIRELHDMFTDMAMLVESQGEMIDRIEYNVEHAVDYVERAVSDTKKAVKYQSKARRKKIVIIICCVILGIVIASTFGGIFG; via the exons ATGACAGATATAAAGAAGACCGCCAACAAAGTTCGTTCCAAGTTAAAGA GCATAGAGCAGAGCATCGAGCAGGAGGAGGGCCTGAACCGCTCGTCCGCAGACCTGAGGATCCGGAAGACACAG CACTCCACACTGTCCCGGAAGTTTGTGGAGGTCATGTCCGAGTACAACGCCACGCAGTCCGACTACCGCGAGCGCTGCAAGGGCCGCATCCAGAGGCAGCTGGAGATCA CCGGCAGGACCACGACCAGTGAGGAGTTGGAGGACATGCTGGAGAGTGGGAACCCTGCCATCTTTGCCTCTGGG ATCATCATGGACTCCAGCATCTCGAAGCAGGCGCTGAGCGAGATTGAGACCCGGCATAGTGAGATCATcaaactggagaacagcatccgGGAGCTACACGACATGTTCACGGATATGGCCATGCTTGTGGAGAGCCAG GGGGAAATGATCGACAGGATTGAGTACAATGTGGAGCACGCCGTGGATTATGTAGAGAGAGCCGTGTCTGACACCAAGAAAGCCGTCAAGTACCAGAGCAAAGCACGCCGG AAGAAGATCGTGATTATCATCTGCTGTGTGATTTTGGGCATCGTCATTGCCTCCACCTTTGGAGGCATCTTTGGATAG